One Setaria viridis chromosome 3, Setaria_viridis_v4.0, whole genome shotgun sequence DNA window includes the following coding sequences:
- the LOC117848907 gene encoding tetraspanin-6 isoform X2, protein MYPYRFSNVLIGYLNLGTLLASIPIIGAGLWLAKGSNTTCSSILQTPLLVIGFVVLLISLAGFVGACFHVAWALWLYLFAIMLLIAFLLGITAFGFAVTAGGGGTQIPGRPYREYHISDYSSWLQHHMQDMKYWRPALACVVGSKACDKIESWTPMDYLQHDLTPIQSGCCKPPTACQYSGGMPVGAQDEDCYRWNNAPNILCYQCNSCKAGVMEQIRQDWHKISVLNVIVLVALICICSCGCCAFRNARRSLSEYPYGVAMVP, encoded by the exons ATGTATCCTTACCGCTTCAGCAATGTGCTGATCGGCTACCTTAACCTGGGGACGCTCCTCGCCTCGATTCCAATCATCGGGGCGGGGCTCTGGCTCGCCAAGGGCTCCAACACGACATGCTCCTCGATTCTGCAGACGCCACTCCTCGTCATCGGCTTTGTCGTGCTCCTCATCTCTCTTGCTGGCTTCGTGGGCGCCTGCTTCCATGTCGCTTGGGCGCTGTGGCTGTACCTCTTCGCCATTATGCTCCTCATCGCTTTCCTTCTTGGGATCACAGCGTTCGGGTTCGCAGTCACAGCAGGAGGCGGAGGCACACAGATTCCAGGAAGGCCTTACAGGGAGTACCACATCTCAGACTATTCCTCATGGCTCCAGCACCACATGCAGGACATGAAGTACTGGAGGCCAGCCCTTGCCTGTGTGGTTGGCTCCAAGGCCTGTGACAAGATTGAGAGCTGGACTCCCATGGATTACCTCCAGCATGATCTCACACCAATACAG TCCGGTTGCTGCAAACCACCAACAGCGTGCCAATACAGTGGGGGCATGCCCGTCGGAGCGCAGGACGAGGACTGCTATCGGTGGAACAATGCCCCAAACATCCTCTGCTACCAGTGCAACTCGTGCAAGGCTGGCGTGATGGAGCAGATCCGCCAGGACTGGCACAAGATCTCCGTCCTCAACGTCATCGTGCTCGTGGCCCTCATCTGCATCTGCTCCTGTGGGTGCTGCGCCTTCAGAAATGCTCGCCGCTCCTTGTCCGAGTACCCATACGGG GTTGCGATGGTTCCGTGA
- the LOC117848907 gene encoding tetraspanin-6 isoform X1 — MYPYRFSNVLIGYLNLGTLLASIPIIGAGLWLAKGSNTTCSSILQTPLLVIGFVVLLISLAGFVGACFHVAWALWLYLFAIMLLIAFLLGITAFGFAVTAGGGGTQIPGRPYREYHISDYSSWLQHHMQDMKYWRPALACVVGSKACDKIESWTPMDYLQHDLTPIQSGCCKPPTACQYSGGMPVGAQDEDCYRWNNAPNILCYQCNSCKAGVMEQIRQDWHKISVLNVIVLVALICICSCGCCAFRNARRSLSEYPYGVNRMSKINPRWDYYWLRWFRDRREQLY, encoded by the exons ATGTATCCTTACCGCTTCAGCAATGTGCTGATCGGCTACCTTAACCTGGGGACGCTCCTCGCCTCGATTCCAATCATCGGGGCGGGGCTCTGGCTCGCCAAGGGCTCCAACACGACATGCTCCTCGATTCTGCAGACGCCACTCCTCGTCATCGGCTTTGTCGTGCTCCTCATCTCTCTTGCTGGCTTCGTGGGCGCCTGCTTCCATGTCGCTTGGGCGCTGTGGCTGTACCTCTTCGCCATTATGCTCCTCATCGCTTTCCTTCTTGGGATCACAGCGTTCGGGTTCGCAGTCACAGCAGGAGGCGGAGGCACACAGATTCCAGGAAGGCCTTACAGGGAGTACCACATCTCAGACTATTCCTCATGGCTCCAGCACCACATGCAGGACATGAAGTACTGGAGGCCAGCCCTTGCCTGTGTGGTTGGCTCCAAGGCCTGTGACAAGATTGAGAGCTGGACTCCCATGGATTACCTCCAGCATGATCTCACACCAATACAG TCCGGTTGCTGCAAACCACCAACAGCGTGCCAATACAGTGGGGGCATGCCCGTCGGAGCGCAGGACGAGGACTGCTATCGGTGGAACAATGCCCCAAACATCCTCTGCTACCAGTGCAACTCGTGCAAGGCTGGCGTGATGGAGCAGATCCGCCAGGACTGGCACAAGATCTCCGTCCTCAACGTCATCGTGCTCGTGGCCCTCATCTGCATCTGCTCCTGTGGGTGCTGCGCCTTCAGAAATGCTCGCCGCTCCTTGTCCGAGTACCCATACGGGGTAAACCGCATGTCCAAGATAAACCCACGCTGGGACTACTACTG GTTGCGATGGTTCCGTGATAGGAGAGAACAGCTCTACTAG
- the LOC117848908 gene encoding uncharacterized protein produces MALLRALRRALPPLSSPAAALLRHTPHPLPPPPARLWLLDPIGFRPFSAAATASQAPAMGATLFGGLMNTRFPKRRPGFANRRKRASLRPKGPYYWVKCNPEEPIPTSQPNKGSVQGRKEKKRIKQRKDFIMAEKKKRRAQYSAAVKRKEAERTERKMAAVARDRAWTERLIELKQLEEEKKAAMA; encoded by the exons ATGGCGCTCCTCCGAGCTCTCCGGCGAGCCCTGCCGCCGctctcctcgccggcggcggctctccTCCGGCACACCCCgcatccgcttcctcctcctcccgctcgtcTTTGGCTCCTGGATCCGATCGGGTTCCGccccttctccgccgccgccactgcctcgCAGGCGCCGGCCATGGGGGCCACCCTCTTCGGCGGGCTCATGAACACCCGGTTCCCGAAGCGCCGGCCGGGCTTCGCCAACCGGCGGAAGAGGGCCAGCTTGCGCCCCAAAG GTCCATATTACTGGGTGAAGTGCAATCCTGAGGAGCCCATACCAACTAGCCAGCCAAACAAAGGGAGTGTGCAAgggagaaaggagaagaagcggatcaaGCAGCGCAAGGACTTTATCATG GCTGAAAAGAAGAAGCGCAGGGCACAGTATTCTGCTGCTGTTAAGAGAAAGGAGGCAGAACGAACAGAAAGGAAGATGGCTGCTGTGGCAAGAGATCGGGCATGGACAGAAAGATTGATAGAGCTAAAACAGCtcgaggaagaaaagaaagctgCAATGGCTTAA